The DNA sequence AATACATATCTTTAATACCTTTAACTAATGAAGTGTCTGGAATCACAACCGCTGGATTAAAATACCCATTATTCGGCTATACTATGAAGAAAGGGATTTCAATAGGTGTTAGCAATGAATTTACGGAGAAACAAGCCAAAATATGTATTAAGGAAGGTATTTTGATAGTTATTCGTTCAAGGGATTAACATACTAATGATTATTAGCGGATATCAGATTTCTTAAAGATAAGTACGGTATTGGTTATCAAACAGGTATATTAAACATATAATGTAATAATAATTAATGTATGGTGAAAGTAATGTGCTTTCGAACTAAGCTTATAGGAGTCATATTAGTATCTATATCCATAGGAATGCTATTAATTTCTATACTACCTAAAGGAGCTGTAGGTGTCATTCTTTCACTTACTAGTTTATGTATAGGTATTTGGTTATTAAAATGTTAGAACTGATACTGCAATTATTTAATAAAAAAAATAATCCCCTTATGGGGATTGTTTTATGCACGTTCTACCGCACCTGATTTTAAACACTTAGAACAAACATTAATTCTTTTAGGTTGACCATTAACAATTGCTCTAACTCTTCTAATATTAGGTTTCCACATTTTATTAGCTCTTTTATGGGAATGGCTTACTTGAATTCCAAAAGATACGCCTTTATCACAAATATCACACTTAGCCATACTTGCACCTCCTTAATATACGTACATGTTTACAACAAAACAATTTTAACAAAAAAGTGGACATAATGCAAGCATTAGATTATAATTATTTAAAGAAAAGAAAATATTATTGTAAAATCAGTGAAAAAAATGGTATAATGCTTAATGATAAAATGTACTATTTAATATAATGATATTATAAAAGAATACCTAATAGTTGTTATAACTATAGAAGTACTTTGTGATAATTAATAAGGGATGAAAAAATAAATACCACAAAAGGAGGTTCGTTATTATGACTGGAAGATTTGGAACGAATATCGGTGATATAACAATTGATAATGAAGTAGTAGCTAAAGTTGCAGGACTAACAGCTATAGAATGCTATGGTATTGTTGGTATGGCTACAATAAATGTTACTAATGGATTTGTTAGATTGCTTAAGAGAGAGAGTTTAACAAAAGGTATAAAAGTAGATATCTTAAATAATGTTATTACAATAGATTTTCATGTGATTATTGAATATGGAATTAATATCAGAGCAGTTGCAGATAATTTAATTAGTACTGTCAAATATAAAATAGAGAAATTTACAGGAATGGATGTAGGAAAGATTAATATCTTTGTAGAAGGCGTTAGAGTTGATTAGCCTTATAGAAGTATCATAATTAAGGAGGAAAAGTTGTGGCTATAGAATATATTGATCCAAGTACTTTAAAGAAAATGTTTGTTTCTGGAGCTAAATATTTAGAATCTCAAAAAGCTTATGTAGATAAATTAAATGTTTTTCCAGTTCCAGATGGAGATACCGGTACAAACATGTCTTTAACAATATTATCAGCGGCTAAAGAAGTGAATAATACTGATTGTAATGATATGAAAGTGGTAGCTAAAGCAATTTCATCAGGCTCATTAAGAGGAGCAAGAGGAAACTCTGGTGTTATCTTATCACAATTATTGAGAGGTTTCGCAAAAGTTATAGCGGAACATGATAAAATTGATACACTAATACTTGCTAAATCCTTTCAAAAAGGCGTTGAAACGGCCTATAGAGCAGTTATGAAACCAAAAGAGGGAACTATATTAACTGTTGCGAGAGAAACGGCAGAAAGAGCAGCTATGCTGGCTATTGACTCTAATGATATTGAGTTTGTCATAAGAGAGAGTATTGATTATGCAAAAGAAGTTCTTCAAAAAACTCCAGATATGTTAGATGTATTAAAACAGGCAGGAGTTGTTGATGCAGGTGGTCAAGGACTTTTATTTATTTTCGAAGGCGCATATAAGTCACTTATAGCTGGCGAAGAGTTAGACTTTGATGTAGTTTCATCTTTTATTGATTCAACAGATGAAGTAGATAGCTCTAATTTAGCTAAAATTTCAACGGAAGATATTAAATTTGGTTATTGTACAGAATTTATTATTAATGTTAATGATCCAGAAACTACTGAAGAGGATAGTTTGGTTTTCAGAAATTATTTAGAGACTATTGGTGATTCCATAGTTGTTGCTGGTTACGATGATATTATTAAAACTCATGTACATACTAATGATCCTGGATTAGCGATTCAGAAAGCTTTAGAGTTAGGAGAATTAGTAAATCTTAAAATAGATAATATGAGACAACAGCATACATCAAAAGTTGTATCTCAACAAGATAGTAATGTTAGTGATGATATTAAACGTACACAACAAGAACAACCAATAGAAAGAAAGCAAGTAGGTTTTGTAGCTGTTTCCATTGGTGATGGATTAAAAGATATATTTAAAAGTTTAGGTGTAGATTATATTATTCAAGGTGGACAAACGATGAACCCTAGTACAGAAGATGTACTTAATGCTATTAATCAAGTTAATGCAGATAATGTGTTTGTTCTTCCTAATAATAAAAATATCATATTAGCAGCTAAACAAGCAAGTGAATTATGTGAAGACAAGAAAGTAGTAGTAATTCCTTCAAAATCAATACCTCAAGGTATCTCAGCTATGATTAGCTATGAACATGAAAGCGATGTTGAAGATAATATTAAGAATATGGAAGATTCAATGTCTTATGTATCAACTGGTCAGCTTACATTTGCTGTGAGGGATACAAGTATAGATGAGAAACAGATAAAAGAGGGAGATATTTTAGGAATAGGTAATGACAAAATTCTAACTGTTGAAAAAGAATTAGATGTTGCAGCTAAAGAATTAGTTGAACAACTGGTCAAAGACGATAGTGAATTGGTTATTGTTTATTATGGTAGAGATGTTGAAGAGAATGTTGCAGATGATTTTGGTAAGTATATAGAAGATAAATTTGAAGACTGTGATGTAGAAGTCCATTACGGTGGTCAACCATTATATTACTATATCTTATCAGTTGAATAGACTATATCACAATATTTTACATTTATTATGTTGGCTAAAGAATAAGATTCTTTAGCTTTTAATTTACCAAGAAAAATAAAGGGTGACTTTTATGAATACTAATTTGCCTGTTACAGTACTAAAAGGCGTAGGAGATAAAAAAAGTAATACATTAGAAAAAATGGGAATAAAGACTATTGATAATCTATTAAATTATTATCCAAGGGATTATGAAAAAAATATGCCTGTAAATAAAATATCAGATATAAAAATGAATGAAGTCAATGTTATTGAAGGTATAATATGTTTGAATGCCCAAAATATAAGAAAAAGAAATATTGTGATAACAAAGACTAAAATCAGGGATGACACAGGTGAAATTTTTGCTATCTTTTTTTCTCAACCTTATCTAAAAAACAAATTGAAAATAGGGAATAGATATGTTTTAAAAGGTAAAGTCCAGTATAAATATAATATAATCCAAATAGTTTCTCCTGAAATAATAGATGTCAATAATTATAAAATGAGAATAAATCGTCTGAAACCAATTTATCCATTGATAAAAGATGTATCAATGAATTTTATGACGAGTATTATACAACAATCTTTGAATTATACAAAAGATCAATTAAAGGATTTTTTACCTGATGACATTAGAAATTCTTATAATTTAGCTGAATATAATTATGCTATTAACCAAATTCATAATCCTGATAATAATGAATCTATGGAAGTAGCAAGAAAAAGACTTGTATTTGATGAATTCCTATTATTTGCTCTAGGACTTAATTTAATAAAAGAGCATTCTACTGATATACCCAATAATTATAATATTGATAAATCAACCAACGAGAAAAAATTACTTGATTCATTACCTTATAAGTTGACCAATGCTCAGTTAAAAGTATGGGATGAGATTAAAAATGATCTACAGTCAAGTAAAACCATGAATAGAGTTGTACAAGGTGATGTTGGTTCTGGTAAAACAATTATTGCTGCATTAGCACTCACAATAGTTTCCGATAACGATTATCAAGCTTGTATGATGGCGCCAACTGAAGTTTTGGCCAAACAACATTTTGAGTCAGTAACTAAAATACTTAATCCATTAGGGATAAATGTTGAATTGTTAGTTGGTTCCATGACCAAAAAGCAAAAAGAAGAGACATATGAAAAATTGAAAAATGGTGAAATCAACATACTAATAGGAACTCATGCTGTTATTCAAGAAAAAGTTGAATTCAAGAATCTAGCTCTTGCAATAACAGATGAACAACATAGATTTGGAGTTAAGCAGAGAGAGAATCTATCCAATAAAGGGAATTCTCCACATATACTAGTAATGAGTGCAACACCAATTCCAAGAACTCTTGCACTAATAGTCTATGGTGATATGGATGTATCGATTATAGATGAAATGCCACCAGGAAGGCAAAAGATAGAAACTTATACAGTAAATACATCTTATAGAGAACGTATATATTCTTTCATAGAAGCGCAAATTAATAGTGGTAGACAAGTGTATATCATATGTCCTATGGTCGAAGAATCTGAAACATTGGAACTTGAATCGGTTATTTCATATACCGAAAAAATTAGAGAAAAGATTAGTAATAAAATAAAAGTAGAATATATACATGGAAAAATGAAAGCAAAAGATAAAAACAGTATAATGGAAAGATTCAGCAATAATGAAATAGATATACTTGTTTCTACAACTGTCATTGAAGTCGGTGTGAACGTACCTAATGCAACGCTTATGATTATTGAAAATGCTGAGAGGTTCGGACTTGCAGGGTTACACCAATTAAGAGGAAGAGTAGGAAGAGGAAAACATCAGTCGTATTGTGTTTTGATTACTGATTCTAAAAACAATATAACTAAAAAAAGAATGGAAATAATGTGTAAGTACACAGACGGCTTCATCATATCAGAATATGACCTGAAATTAAGAGGTCCTGGAGATATATTTGGATTTAAGCAGCATGGACTTCCAGAATTTAATATTGGAGATATATTCAGAGATATGGATATATTAAAAGAAGCTAATATTTTAGCAAAAGATATATTGGAAAAAGAAAAATTATTCCAAGAAGAATATAAATATCTTAATAAAAAAATAAAAAAATATTTTGATAAAAGGATAAATCAGATTTCATTATAAATGTAAACCAATTTTTAACATATATGAGAAGATATTACTATAATTACTAGAAAAGATTAGGATTACAAACAATATTTACTAGTGTATTATTATTAAATATACACATAATAATATCGTAACCTAATTAAACAACTCTTCGAAGAGGCGTTAACAAAAATAACATTGTAAGAATTGGAGGGTCTAGTAATGGCTAAGAACGTAGTACCAGAAGCAAGAGAAGCTTTATCAAAATTTAAATATGAAGTAGCAAACGAAATTGGAGTACCTTTAAAACAAGGTTATAATGGTGATTTAACATCTTACCAAAACGGTTCAGTTGGTGGATATATGGTTAAAAAAATGATCGAAAAAGCTGAACAAAATTTAATGGGACAATAATAACAAAGATATTTAATTTAATTCTACAATATAGGAAAGATGAGCGGGTGCTCATCTTTTTGTTTATTGGTATTTTTTAAGTAATAATACTTATTGACAATTAATGGTTTTGAGTTAAAATAATAATGTGTAACTTTTTTTATCTTATAGGTAACACTCTTATTAAAGTAGAAAGGATTACGTATGAGAGTAATAGCAGGAAAAGCAAGAAGAATTAATTTAGTAACACCAAACGGATTAGATGTTAGACCGACTACTGATAGAATAAAGGAAACTCTTTTTAATATGATCAATGTGGATGTATTTGATTGTAATTTTTTAGATTTATTCAGTGGAAGTGGAGCAATAGGCATTGAAGCACTAAGTAGAGGAGCTAAAAAAGCAACGTTTGTTGAAAAAAGCATTGATTCATTGAAATGTATTGAGCAGAATTTAGAAAAAACAAAACTAAGTGATATGGCAATAATCATAAAAACAGATGTACTGAACGCCCTTAACAGACTACAAGAAAAAAACGAAAAATTTGATATGATATTTATGGATCCTCCTTATGAAGAAGGTTTCTACTGCAAAGTTATTTCATTAATAGAACAAAATGATTTACTTGACAAAGATGGTATTATAATATGTGAAAGTTCTATTGATACTAATTTTGATTTTATTGATCAAACTATATATCATATAGTCAAAGAAAAGACTTTTAGAACTAATAAATTTACTTTTATAAGATGCAGTAGTTAATAATGATTTAGAGGAGTGATCTAGTAATGAGAATAGCAGTATACCCAGGAAGTTTTGACCCAGCGACTAACGGACATTTAGATATAATAAAAAGAAGTGCTAAATTAGTAGATAAGCTCATAGTAGGAGTTTTGAAAAATAATGCTAAAGAACCTTTATTTTCTATTGATGAAAGAGTTGCTTTATTAAAAAAATTAACTAAAGATATGGATAATGTTGAAATTGATAGTTTTTCCGGACTATTAGTTGACTTCTTGAAGAAAAAAAATGCTACTATTATTGTTAGGGGATTTAGAGCTGTTTCTGATTTCGAGTATGAATTGCAAATTGCACAGACTAATTATAGTCTTGACAATAATATAGAGACGATTTGTTTAATAACCAGAGTAGAATATTCTTTTCTAAGTGCTAGTATTGTAAAAGAAGTTGCTATGTATGGTGGTGATATAAGTAAGATGGTTCCACAGGAAACAGCTAACTATTTAAATAAAAAATATAAGGGATCAAAATCCTAATTGATATAAGAGGGGGTATAAGAATGAGTAGTATAATGGATTTGATTAATGAAATGGAAGACTATTTTGAAAGTTGCAGTAAGGTACCTTTATCTAATAAAATTATGGTGAATCCAGAAGTTATATATGAACTTATGACAGATATGAGATTAAAGTTACCAGAAGAAATAAAACGTTGTCAAAGAGTAATTAATGAAAAAGAAAAAATTATATTGAATGCTAAGAAAAATGCAGAAAACGTTGAGAAACAAACAGAAAACAAGATGATGGAGCTTATCAATGAACATGAAATAATGCAACAAGCATATTCAGAAGCAGAAAGTGTCCTTACTGAAGCAAAAAACACTTCAAGAGAACTTAAACTTGGTGCATATGAATACGCAGATGAAATAATAAGTAAAATCGAAGAGAATACAAAAGAAACCTTATATGAAACACATAAAGTCTATGAACAGTTAGAAGAATTCATGAAAACCCAGTTAGAAACATTAAATGCAAATAGACAAGATTTACAGGATAGAAAAGGTAAGAAAAAAAGTACATAATCAGATATTCCTATCCTAATAATGGAGTAATCAATAATGCTGTAATAAATGTTATTACAGCATTTATTATTTTGGATAGAACATACTTATTTACCTTTAATTCTGTATCCGTCAGAACACTTGCTGTCTGAGCGTGAACTGAAAAAGAACCAAAAGATACTAATGTACATAGTAGTACGAACATAACTTGTATTGAATAGTTACTACTGGTTAGTATTTTCGCACCATTTGAAAGTTCGATTAGACTTAATAGAAAATTTTTAATGATACTATTACTTATAGGTATCAAATAAAAACAATTCAATATTATGGAAAAAAATATTATATATCCTCCTATTTTGACTATTAGTGTGATGGCATTCATAATACAATCGTCAAAAAGAGAGAAATTTATTGATTTAGTATTTCTAGATTTTAT is a window from the Vallitalea longa genome containing:
- the rpmB gene encoding 50S ribosomal protein L28, with the protein product MAKCDICDKGVSFGIQVSHSHKRANKMWKPNIRRVRAIVNGQPKRINVCSKCLKSGAVERA
- a CDS encoding Asp23/Gls24 family envelope stress response protein, encoding MTGRFGTNIGDITIDNEVVAKVAGLTAIECYGIVGMATINVTNGFVRLLKRESLTKGIKVDILNNVITIDFHVIIEYGINIRAVADNLISTVKYKIEKFTGMDVGKINIFVEGVRVD
- a CDS encoding DAK2 domain-containing protein, whose protein sequence is MAIEYIDPSTLKKMFVSGAKYLESQKAYVDKLNVFPVPDGDTGTNMSLTILSAAKEVNNTDCNDMKVVAKAISSGSLRGARGNSGVILSQLLRGFAKVIAEHDKIDTLILAKSFQKGVETAYRAVMKPKEGTILTVARETAERAAMLAIDSNDIEFVIRESIDYAKEVLQKTPDMLDVLKQAGVVDAGGQGLLFIFEGAYKSLIAGEELDFDVVSSFIDSTDEVDSSNLAKISTEDIKFGYCTEFIINVNDPETTEEDSLVFRNYLETIGDSIVVAGYDDIIKTHVHTNDPGLAIQKALELGELVNLKIDNMRQQHTSKVVSQQDSNVSDDIKRTQQEQPIERKQVGFVAVSIGDGLKDIFKSLGVDYIIQGGQTMNPSTEDVLNAINQVNADNVFVLPNNKNIILAAKQASELCEDKKVVVIPSKSIPQGISAMISYEHESDVEDNIKNMEDSMSYVSTGQLTFAVRDTSIDEKQIKEGDILGIGNDKILTVEKELDVAAKELVEQLVKDDSELVIVYYGRDVEENVADDFGKYIEDKFEDCDVEVHYGGQPLYYYILSVE
- the recG gene encoding ATP-dependent DNA helicase RecG, whose amino-acid sequence is MNTNLPVTVLKGVGDKKSNTLEKMGIKTIDNLLNYYPRDYEKNMPVNKISDIKMNEVNVIEGIICLNAQNIRKRNIVITKTKIRDDTGEIFAIFFSQPYLKNKLKIGNRYVLKGKVQYKYNIIQIVSPEIIDVNNYKMRINRLKPIYPLIKDVSMNFMTSIIQQSLNYTKDQLKDFLPDDIRNSYNLAEYNYAINQIHNPDNNESMEVARKRLVFDEFLLFALGLNLIKEHSTDIPNNYNIDKSTNEKKLLDSLPYKLTNAQLKVWDEIKNDLQSSKTMNRVVQGDVGSGKTIIAALALTIVSDNDYQACMMAPTEVLAKQHFESVTKILNPLGINVELLVGSMTKKQKEETYEKLKNGEINILIGTHAVIQEKVEFKNLALAITDEQHRFGVKQRENLSNKGNSPHILVMSATPIPRTLALIVYGDMDVSIIDEMPPGRQKIETYTVNTSYRERIYSFIEAQINSGRQVYIICPMVEESETLELESVISYTEKIREKISNKIKVEYIHGKMKAKDKNSIMERFSNNEIDILVSTTVIEVGVNVPNATLMIIENAERFGLAGLHQLRGRVGRGKHQSYCVLITDSKNNITKKRMEIMCKYTDGFIISEYDLKLRGPGDIFGFKQHGLPEFNIGDIFRDMDILKEANILAKDILEKEKLFQEEYKYLNKKIKKYFDKRINQISL
- a CDS encoding alpha/beta-type small acid-soluble spore protein yields the protein MAKNVVPEAREALSKFKYEVANEIGVPLKQGYNGDLTSYQNGSVGGYMVKKMIEKAEQNLMGQ
- the rsmD gene encoding 16S rRNA (guanine(966)-N(2))-methyltransferase RsmD, with translation MRVIAGKARRINLVTPNGLDVRPTTDRIKETLFNMINVDVFDCNFLDLFSGSGAIGIEALSRGAKKATFVEKSIDSLKCIEQNLEKTKLSDMAIIIKTDVLNALNRLQEKNEKFDMIFMDPPYEEGFYCKVISLIEQNDLLDKDGIIICESSIDTNFDFIDQTIYHIVKEKTFRTNKFTFIRCSS
- the coaD gene encoding pantetheine-phosphate adenylyltransferase, which gives rise to MRIAVYPGSFDPATNGHLDIIKRSAKLVDKLIVGVLKNNAKEPLFSIDERVALLKKLTKDMDNVEIDSFSGLLVDFLKKKNATIIVRGFRAVSDFEYELQIAQTNYSLDNNIETICLITRVEYSFLSASIVKEVAMYGGDISKMVPQETANYLNKKYKGSKS
- a CDS encoding ATPase, whose amino-acid sequence is MSSIMDLINEMEDYFESCSKVPLSNKIMVNPEVIYELMTDMRLKLPEEIKRCQRVINEKEKIILNAKKNAENVEKQTENKMMELINEHEIMQQAYSEAESVLTEAKNTSRELKLGAYEYADEIISKIEENTKETLYETHKVYEQLEEFMKTQLETLNANRQDLQDRKGKKKST